Proteins encoded by one window of Dehalococcoidales bacterium:
- a CDS encoding trehalase family glycosidase encodes MLTGKTFVDPLEMPFSRRGSYLCFANKNGGSNEYGKAQLWLSTARLRAGDRNSGSLMHGNNFRQLQLEIIKDGLPRQCVISTTPYELKLECLFGSVSFCIGDVKYAKCKSTDGLTLRISPAAGAGMLGGPAAFNLLDGSWKMNFSNYFMIFVPTTGKIQEGPMGSIELVPDANGVIEMAMEESLVDPKRRASYLTYEEGVAAVKADFDDYVKRVAPSFPPKYEKRGMHALWTLWGLTVMPDGETVYKHPMVKMNRSSFEAAFSWQQGMQAMFLSHDLRLAWEILLSCFDKQDRTGRIADSLAYNGSGETMKPPIQGVALLWLMEHRDISGMPKAEMEHLWDGMEKWTKFHLEYRDLDHDGIFENHSPVETGWEDGSYFRVGFPLASPDMNAFLALQEEALAKLGRLIGKSADVCSYWEAKSKDTVKKIIEMFWTNDGWTAVNVVTKARSKSTGMPLYCALLLGKRLPQAIIDRSIEIIYSKPGFDTPFGLASEMLDSPYFRHGWCSGSIGTPIQALMAIAFENCGRPDLARSLAKKYLDTMINHGLYHIHDTYTGEMEYRHGGMKFFGEEAFFNSGWTSGNYVFFAEHYGD; translated from the coding sequence ATGTTAACCGGTAAGACTTTCGTAGACCCGCTGGAAATGCCATTCTCAAGGAGGGGTTCCTATCTCTGCTTCGCCAACAAGAACGGCGGCAGCAATGAGTACGGTAAGGCGCAGCTATGGCTCTCCACCGCCAGGCTGCGCGCAGGTGACAGAAATAGCGGCAGCTTGATGCACGGCAATAACTTCCGGCAGCTTCAGCTGGAGATTATCAAGGACGGTCTCCCCAGGCAGTGTGTTATCTCCACCACGCCCTACGAGCTCAAGCTGGAGTGTCTGTTCGGCAGCGTCAGCTTTTGCATCGGCGATGTTAAGTACGCGAAATGCAAAAGCACCGACGGGCTGACGCTAAGGATTTCCCCGGCCGCGGGCGCCGGCATGCTGGGAGGCCCGGCCGCTTTTAACCTGCTTGACGGCTCGTGGAAGATGAATTTCAGCAACTACTTCATGATATTTGTCCCGACAACCGGGAAAATACAGGAAGGGCCGATGGGCTCAATCGAGCTGGTGCCGGACGCCAACGGCGTGATTGAAATGGCGATGGAGGAGTCGCTGGTCGACCCCAAGCGGCGCGCTTCATATCTCACTTACGAAGAAGGTGTAGCGGCGGTAAAGGCCGATTTTGATGATTACGTAAAACGTGTCGCCCCGTCATTCCCCCCCAAATACGAAAAACGCGGCATGCACGCGCTTTGGACGCTTTGGGGATTGACCGTTATGCCGGACGGCGAAACCGTATATAAGCACCCGATGGTCAAGATGAACCGTTCAAGTTTCGAGGCGGCGTTCTCCTGGCAGCAGGGGATGCAGGCGATGTTCCTTTCACATGACCTCAGGCTGGCGTGGGAAATATTGCTTTCATGCTTCGATAAACAGGACCGCACCGGGCGTATTGCCGACTCGCTGGCGTACAACGGGTCCGGTGAGACGATGAAGCCGCCGATTCAGGGCGTGGCGCTCTTGTGGCTCATGGAGCACCGCGACATCTCCGGGATGCCGAAGGCGGAGATGGAGCACCTGTGGGACGGTATGGAAAAGTGGACGAAGTTCCACCTTGAATACCGGGACCTCGACCATGACGGTATCTTTGAGAACCACAGCCCGGTAGAGACCGGCTGGGAGGACGGCTCTTATTTCAGGGTCGGCTTCCCGCTCGCCAGTCCGGATATGAACGCGTTTCTCGCCCTTCAGGAGGAGGCGCTGGCCAAGCTCGGCAGGCTCATCGGGAAGAGCGCGGACGTATGCAGTTACTGGGAAGCGAAATCTAAAGATACCGTAAAGAAGATCATAGAAATGTTCTGGACGAATGACGGCTGGACAGCGGTGAATGTCGTGACGAAAGCACGTTCGAAGTCCACGGGTATGCCGCTTTACTGCGCCTTGCTGCTCGGCAAACGGCTGCCGCAGGCAATCATCGACCGGTCCATAGAGATCATATACAGCAAGCCCGGCTTCGATACTCCTTTCGGGCTGGCTTCTGAAATGCTTGATAGTCCGTATTTCAGGCATGGCTGGTGCTCGGGCAGCATCGGGACGCCTATTCAGGCATTGATGGCCATCGCCTTTGAAAACTGCGGCAGGCCTGACCTGGCACGCTCGCTGGCCAAGAAATATCTTGACACAATGATCAATCACGGGCTCTACCATATACACGATACATATACCGGCGAGATGGAGTACCGGCACGGCGGGATGAAGTTCTTCGGGGAGGAGGCGTTCTTCAACTCCGGCTGGACGTCAGGTAACTACGTATTCTTCGCCGAACACTATGGCGATTGA
- a CDS encoding serpin family protein: MKKTLLLVLMVLVLALPLAACAQPGVVGILKSDKARITSPAVSAADEALLVQGNSAFAFDLYQILKEKGGNLFYSPYSLSLALAMTYAGARGDTAQEMADTLHFLLSQDSLHPAFNDLDLLLASRGEGARGKDDAGFRLNVVNAIWGQKDYTFLPAFLDLLAQDYGAGMRILDFIKATEQSRVTINDWVSEQTEGRIKDLIPPGAIDGLTRLVLTNAIYFNAAWKNPFNEDATADGVFHLLDGGQVTVPLMHQTESYRYNAGEGYQAVDLPYDGGELSMVILLPEDGQFAAFEDAMTAAQVKSIIKGMDYTDVAVTMPKFEFDSEFSLVDTLVAMGMPLAFSGEADFSGMTGNRDLFIGDVLHKAFVSVDENGTEAAAASAVIMKASGMPAEPVAFTLDRPFIFLIRDIGTGAVLFIGRVLNPAA; encoded by the coding sequence ATGAAAAAGACGTTATTGCTGGTATTGATGGTTCTGGTGCTGGCCCTGCCGCTGGCGGCCTGTGCCCAGCCGGGGGTGGTGGGGATACTGAAATCCGATAAAGCGCGGATAACCTCGCCGGCGGTCAGCGCCGCGGATGAAGCGTTGCTGGTGCAGGGCAACAGCGCTTTCGCCTTTGACCTCTATCAAATCCTTAAAGAAAAGGGCGGCAACCTCTTCTATTCTCCCTACAGCCTTTCCCTGGCCCTGGCGATGACCTATGCCGGCGCGCGCGGCGATACAGCGCAAGAGATGGCGGATACCCTGCATTTCCTCCTTTCCCAGGACAGCCTCCACCCGGCCTTCAACGACCTTGATTTGTTGCTGGCCAGCCGCGGAGAGGGCGCCCGGGGCAAAGACGACGCAGGCTTCCGGCTGAACGTGGTCAACGCTATCTGGGGGCAAAAAGACTACACCTTTTTACCGGCATTTTTAGACTTGCTGGCGCAGGACTACGGCGCCGGTATGAGGATACTGGACTTTATTAAAGCAACGGAACAGTCCCGCGTGACCATTAACGACTGGGTCAGCGAGCAGACGGAAGGGCGCATTAAAGACCTTATCCCGCCGGGCGCTATAGACGGGCTGACGCGTCTAGTGCTGACCAACGCCATCTACTTCAACGCCGCCTGGAAAAATCCCTTTAACGAGGATGCCACCGCGGACGGCGTTTTCCACCTGCTGGACGGCGGGCAGGTCACCGTGCCGCTGATGCACCAGACGGAGTCCTACCGCTATAACGCGGGAGAAGGGTACCAGGCGGTGGATCTGCCCTATGACGGCGGCGAGCTTTCCATGGTTATCCTCCTGCCGGAAGACGGACAGTTCGCGGCTTTTGAAGATGCCATGACCGCGGCGCAGGTAAAGTCCATCATCAAAGGGATGGACTACACTGATGTGGCCGTGACCATGCCCAAATTCGAGTTCGACTCCGAGTTCAGTCTGGTTGACACCCTGGTCGCTATGGGTATGCCGCTGGCCTTCTCCGGTGAAGCTGATTTCTCCGGGATGACCGGCAACCGCGACCTGTTTATCGGCGATGTGCTGCACAAGGCCTTCGTCTCCGTGGATGAAAACGGTACCGAGGCGGCCGCCGCCTCCGCGGTGATTATGAAAGCCTCCGGGATGCCGGCGGAACCGGTGGCGTTTACCCTGGACCGTCCCTTTATCTTCCTGATTCGTGATATTGGCACGGGCGCTGTTCTCTTCATCGGGCGCGTATTGAATCCCGCGGCCTAA
- a CDS encoding SDR family NAD(P)-dependent oxidoreductase gives MKDFKGKVAFITGGASGIGLGIAKACAKYGMKVCIVDARQDALDEAMAYFKEKNLPAHPIKLNVTDRAAYVKAADEAEKVYGKIHVLVNNAGVGSGGGPIDKLTYNDWDYSLGVNIGGTVNGIMTIVPRIMKHGEGGHVVSTSSTCGLAAANNFMIYCTGKYAVFAMMECLASEMQDKNIGASVLIPGPTASNLGLSSFVNKPENLKNEGESWPPKMPDMPKGPPPKKMMENFRIATMDPVETGERVLRGIRNNDLFIHTHPEFKAGYIARHEAIIRAIPDEPRDEKRWEIIKNFGTVYYNDIYEKQKQVGPPDW, from the coding sequence ATGAAAGACTTTAAAGGGAAAGTAGCTTTTATTACCGGCGGCGCCAGCGGCATCGGCCTGGGCATCGCCAAAGCCTGCGCCAAATACGGCATGAAGGTATGCATCGTCGATGCCCGGCAGGATGCCCTGGATGAAGCGATGGCCTATTTCAAGGAGAAAAATCTGCCGGCCCATCCGATTAAACTGAACGTCACCGACCGCGCGGCTTACGTCAAAGCCGCCGACGAGGCGGAAAAGGTATACGGCAAAATACACGTGCTGGTCAATAACGCCGGCGTAGGCTCCGGCGGCGGCCCGATAGACAAACTGACTTATAACGACTGGGATTACAGCCTGGGCGTCAATATCGGCGGCACGGTCAACGGCATCATGACGATTGTACCGCGCATCATGAAACACGGCGAAGGCGGACACGTGGTCTCCACTTCGTCCACCTGCGGCCTGGCCGCCGCCAATAACTTCATGATTTACTGCACCGGTAAATACGCCGTTTTCGCCATGATGGAATGCCTGGCCTCCGAGATGCAGGACAAGAACATCGGCGCTTCCGTGCTGATACCCGGACCGACGGCCTCTAATCTCGGCCTGTCCTCTTTCGTGAACAAGCCGGAGAACCTGAAGAATGAGGGCGAGTCCTGGCCGCCCAAGATGCCCGATATGCCTAAAGGCCCCCCGCCCAAGAAGATGATGGAAAACTTCCGGATTGCCACCATGGACCCGGTTGAGACCGGGGAGAGGGTACTGCGGGGTATCCGGAATAACGACCTTTTCATCCACACCCACCCCGAGTTCAAGGCGGGTTATATAGCGCGGCATGAAGCCATTATCCGGGCTATCCCGGATGAGCCGCGCGATGAAAAACGCTGGGAAATCATCAAGAATTTCGGGACGGTCTACTATAACGACATTTACGAGAAACAGAAGCAGGTAGGCCCGCCGGACTGGTAA
- a CDS encoding SDR family NAD(P)-dependent oxidoreductase translates to MTEIKGKVAFITGGASGIGLGIAKACARHGMKVIIADMRQSALDEAMAYFKEKNLPAHAVKLDVTDREAYARAAAEAEKVFGKIHVLINNAGVSAGWSAERTTFQDWDYSVAVNIGGVINGVVTMLPYLLKHGEGGHIVSTSSTLGVAAAGNMIPYCTTKFAVAGMMEALATDLQEKNIGVSILFPGPTRGNLGQSSFENRPERLKNAGETWPPKPPPGQDMRPRRPLDEVESVFMDPAETGERVVRGIRNNDLFIHTHPEFREGYIARHEALIRAIPNEPRNEKRWEIISSFGTIYHNDIYDKQKPVGPPDW, encoded by the coding sequence ATGACCGAGATTAAAGGAAAGGTAGCCTTTATCACCGGCGGCGCCAGCGGCATCGGGCTGGGCATCGCCAAGGCATGCGCCAGGCACGGCATGAAGGTAATCATCGCGGATATGCGGCAGTCTGCCCTGGATGAAGCGATGGCCTATTTCAAGGAGAAAAACCTGCCGGCCCATGCCGTCAAGCTGGATGTTACCGACCGCGAGGCTTATGCCAGGGCCGCCGCCGAGGCGGAAAAGGTCTTCGGCAAGATACACGTCCTCATCAATAACGCCGGGGTAAGCGCCGGCTGGTCCGCGGAAAGGACTACTTTCCAGGACTGGGACTACAGCGTGGCGGTCAACATCGGCGGGGTTATCAACGGCGTGGTGACGATGCTGCCCTATCTCCTGAAACACGGCGAGGGCGGGCACATCGTAAGCACATCGTCAACCCTGGGCGTGGCGGCGGCGGGCAACATGATTCCCTACTGCACCACCAAGTTCGCCGTGGCCGGCATGATGGAAGCCCTGGCCACCGACCTCCAGGAGAAGAACATAGGAGTATCCATTCTGTTCCCCGGGCCGACCAGGGGAAACCTGGGACAGTCTTCTTTTGAAAACCGCCCGGAACGCTTAAAGAACGCGGGAGAGACATGGCCGCCAAAGCCGCCGCCCGGACAGGACATGCGGCCGCGACGGCCCCTGGATGAAGTCGAATCTGTGTTCATGGACCCGGCGGAGACCGGCGAGCGCGTGGTGCGGGGCATCCGGAATAACGACCTCTTCATCCACACCCATCCCGAGTTCCGGGAAGGCTATATCGCGCGGCACGAGGCGCTTATCCGCGCTATCCCCAACGAGCCGCGGAATGAAAAACGCTGGGAAATCATCAGCAGCTTCGGGACGATATATCACAATGACATTTACGATAAACAGAAACCGGTAGGCCCGCCGGACTGGTAA
- a CDS encoding substrate-binding domain-containing protein — protein sequence MIDIRLDLSSSTPLYQQIAEQLRQLIATEQVKPGDRLPSIRQLSQSLNINPNTVCRAYLELEQEQILVSRRGGGTSVMSQDKISNVRVGRQKKLLENMNDDIIKSLSQGYSPEELEAAFYLSLERWREERQEEVKKPAEVPVAKEEANVIRIVGSHDLALSILLDLLRQRVEGLQTEVTHAGSLGGLIALQEERADMAGTHLLDEETGEYNYPYVKRILPGRKIAIVNLSFRIQGLMYVSGNPKNISGLEDLKRPGITFVNRQGGSGTRVLLDLQLKRQGISPFEIKGYEVEFDTHLAVASSIAHGDADVGLGIEAAALSCGLDFTPMFRERYDLVIPMANYRSPRFAVMLEIIDSDEFKKIVDGVGGYDTSQTGQTTFLS from the coding sequence ATGATTGACATAAGACTGGATTTAAGCTCTTCGACGCCGCTATACCAGCAGATAGCCGAGCAGCTGCGGCAGCTCATCGCCACCGAGCAGGTAAAGCCGGGCGACCGTCTTCCCTCTATACGGCAGCTGTCCCAGTCTTTGAACATCAACCCTAATACGGTATGCCGGGCTTACCTGGAGCTGGAACAGGAGCAGATACTGGTTTCCCGGCGCGGCGGCGGTACCAGCGTGATGTCCCAGGACAAGATATCCAACGTCCGGGTGGGACGCCAGAAAAAGCTGCTGGAAAACATGAACGACGATATTATAAAGTCGTTAAGCCAGGGCTACAGCCCGGAAGAGCTGGAAGCGGCTTTTTATCTGAGCCTGGAAAGGTGGCGGGAGGAGCGGCAGGAAGAGGTCAAGAAACCCGCGGAAGTCCCGGTCGCCAAAGAAGAGGCCAACGTTATCCGCATTGTCGGCAGCCATGATCTGGCCTTGAGCATACTGCTGGACCTGCTCCGGCAGCGCGTGGAGGGTCTCCAGACGGAGGTTACCCATGCCGGCAGCCTGGGCGGGCTGATTGCTCTACAGGAAGAAAGGGCGGATATGGCCGGCACCCATTTGCTGGACGAGGAAACGGGCGAGTACAACTACCCTTATGTAAAAAGAATTTTACCGGGACGGAAAATAGCCATCGTCAACCTTTCTTTCCGCATTCAGGGGCTGATGTACGTTTCCGGGAATCCCAAGAATATTAGCGGCCTGGAAGACTTAAAGCGACCGGGCATTACGTTCGTCAACCGCCAGGGGGGCTCCGGCACGCGGGTGCTGCTGGACTTGCAGTTGAAGCGGCAGGGGATATCGCCGTTTGAAATCAAGGGTTATGAAGTGGAGTTCGATACGCACCTGGCGGTCGCCTCCAGTATCGCCCACGGGGACGCCGATGTCGGCCTGGGCATCGAGGCGGCGGCGCTAAGCTGCGGTCTGGACTTTACGCCGATGTTCCGGGAAAGGTACGACCTGGTGATACCGATGGCCAACTACCGCAGCCCGCGTTTTGCGGTCATGCTGGAGATAATAGACAGCGACGAGTTCAAGAAAATCGTGGATGGGGTGGGGGGTTACGATACTTCCCAGACGGGCCAGACCACCTTTTTATCTTAA
- a CDS encoding DVU_1551 family NTP transferase, translating to MNARLAAVVLAGGFSSRMKQFKPLLPLGADTVTDRVISTFLSAGADVYLVAGYRHEDILAGVKSRDITFIYNPDYEQGMFSSIQAGLRRLKPEHQAFFIQPVDIPLVRPATIKKLMAAAAENPGHIIYPAFGGKRGHPPLIPSALIPAILAWQGGGGLKAVLDTQEKTAREVAVADGSILLDMDTPQDYQKILERFRRYELPTDEERREILYTICRLPAERIKHCLKVAEAAAAIARALNTAGYSVDTEIVHAAAGLHDIAKGQPKHDIAGGEVLRGVGFGKVADIVAVHSDLAGGNTALPLEAKVVYIADKLIRGEKPVSLEERYSLDNRPFEVTPEAAEAIKERLEAAKKVKKELEDILERSLEEIIDGGLTA from the coding sequence GTGAACGCGCGCTTGGCGGCGGTGGTCCTGGCCGGGGGCTTTTCCAGCCGCATGAAACAGTTCAAACCCCTCCTCCCCCTCGGTGCGGACACCGTGACCGACCGCGTTATCAGCACATTTTTAAGCGCCGGGGCGGACGTTTACCTGGTGGCGGGCTACCGTCACGAGGATATTTTAGCCGGCGTAAAAAGTCGCGATATCACTTTTATCTACAATCCGGACTACGAGCAAGGCATGTTCAGCTCCATCCAGGCCGGCCTGCGCCGCCTGAAGCCGGAACACCAGGCGTTTTTCATCCAGCCGGTGGACATACCGCTGGTGCGGCCGGCCACCATCAAAAAGCTCATGGCCGCGGCGGCGGAAAACCCCGGCCATATTATTTACCCGGCGTTCGGGGGGAAAAGGGGGCACCCGCCGCTTATTCCGTCCGCCCTCATTCCCGCCATACTGGCCTGGCAGGGCGGCGGCGGGCTTAAAGCCGTCCTGGATACGCAGGAAAAGACGGCGCGGGAAGTGGCGGTGGCCGACGGCAGCATCCTGCTGGATATGGACACGCCGCAAGACTATCAGAAAATCCTGGAGCGTTTCCGGCGTTACGAGTTACCCACTGACGAGGAACGCCGCGAAATATTATATACCATCTGCCGTTTGCCCGCGGAAAGAATCAAGCATTGCCTTAAAGTGGCCGAGGCCGCCGCCGCCATCGCCCGGGCGCTGAATACCGCCGGGTACTCCGTGGACACGGAGATAGTCCATGCCGCCGCCGGCCTGCATGACATCGCCAAAGGGCAGCCCAAACACGATATCGCCGGCGGGGAGGTATTGCGGGGGGTGGGGTTCGGCAAGGTGGCGGACATCGTGGCGGTGCATTCGGATTTGGCGGGAGGAAACACCGCTTTGCCTTTAGAGGCTAAAGTAGTCTACATCGCGGATAAATTAATCCGGGGAGAGAAACCCGTTTCCCTGGAAGAGCGCTACAGCCTGGACAACCGCCCCTTTGAGGTAACGCCGGAAGCGGCGGAGGCGATTAAGGAACGCCTGGAGGCAGCCAAAAAGGTAAAAAAAGAACTGGAAGATATCCTGGAGCGCTCCCTGGAAGAAATTATTGACGGCGGGTTAACGGCTTAA